One genomic region from Gallaecimonas pentaromativorans encodes:
- a CDS encoding peptidylprolyl isomerase yields the protein MRRLLAACLCLASFLGQAATTKTDDLQPDNLFPQVKMETSMGDIVVELDRTKAPITVNNFLRYVVDGTYNNTVFHRVIKGFVVQGGGYDVKYNARKEREPIFNESGNGLKNRLGTIAMARTDDPHSATSQFYFNMADNDGLDPSPRHWGYTVFGEVMDGLDVLEKIETVPTEYNSAISSPDVPTAPVMLKKVTLMKPQF from the coding sequence ATGAGAAGGCTTCTCGCCGCCTGCCTTTGCCTGGCCAGCTTCCTTGGCCAAGCGGCCACCACCAAGACCGACGATCTGCAACCGGATAACCTCTTTCCCCAAGTGAAGATGGAAACCAGCATGGGCGATATCGTCGTTGAGCTGGACCGCACCAAGGCGCCTATCACCGTCAATAACTTCCTGCGCTACGTGGTGGACGGCACCTACAACAACACCGTTTTCCACAGGGTTATCAAAGGCTTTGTGGTACAAGGCGGCGGCTACGACGTGAAGTACAACGCCCGCAAAGAGCGTGAGCCTATCTTCAACGAGTCAGGTAACGGCCTTAAAAACCGGCTGGGCACTATCGCCATGGCCCGCACCGATGACCCCCACTCGGCTACCAGCCAGTTTTACTTCAACATGGCCGACAACGATGGCCTGGACCCAAGCCCGCGCCATTGGGGCTACACGGTGTTCGGTGAGGTAATGGACGGCCTGGACGTGCTGGAGAAAATTGAAACCGTGCCCACTGAATACAACAGCGCCATCAGTTCGCCCGATGTGCCTACGGCGCCAGTTATGTTGAAAAAAGTCACCTTGATGAAGCCTCAGTTTTAA
- a CDS encoding methyltransferase, giving the protein MQLYVLWNLAVLALTHTLPQLQRFSGNPKDDLHAFDSADEYLLQSLLPQGLDSSRPILILGDNFGALTCALAEFKVTSVSDSVVSHNAIAANLNALGRQAALVDPLAPWPAEPQLVLARIPKQLSLLELWLATLKPLLAKDTLVLLAGRDRDIPASAEAMISRHIGPTEKLLGWKKARTFVCQSDGKAPLPLPPPISWPLEGTGFTLSHFANVFSRQSLDIGARLMLANLPQGRFDKVIDLGCGNGVLGLMMASQYPDAHYSLVDESYLAVASARHNLSQNLPEVKADCVANDCLRGFTASSVDLVLCNPPFHQQQVITDHIAWQMFKDAFRVLRPGGELWIVGNRHLGYHLKLKRLFGGCKVVASDRKFVILRTIKRRTS; this is encoded by the coding sequence ATGCAGCTTTACGTCCTTTGGAACCTGGCTGTGCTCGCCCTTACCCATACACTTCCTCAACTACAACGTTTTTCCGGCAACCCCAAGGACGATCTGCATGCCTTTGACAGTGCCGACGAATACCTTTTGCAAAGTCTACTGCCCCAGGGGCTCGATAGCAGCAGGCCGATACTGATATTGGGCGACAACTTCGGCGCCCTGACCTGCGCCCTGGCCGAGTTCAAGGTCACCAGCGTCAGCGATTCCGTGGTCAGCCACAATGCCATTGCCGCCAACCTCAACGCCCTTGGCCGCCAGGCCGCGCTTGTGGACCCGCTGGCCCCCTGGCCGGCCGAGCCACAGTTGGTGCTGGCCCGCATTCCCAAGCAGCTGTCGCTGCTGGAGCTGTGGCTGGCAACCTTAAAGCCGCTACTGGCCAAAGACACTTTAGTGCTGCTGGCCGGCCGCGACCGTGACATTCCGGCCAGCGCCGAAGCCATGATAAGCCGCCATATCGGCCCAACCGAGAAACTGCTGGGCTGGAAAAAGGCCCGCACCTTTGTCTGCCAAAGCGACGGTAAAGCGCCGCTGCCATTGCCGCCGCCCATCAGCTGGCCGCTGGAGGGTACCGGCTTTACCTTGAGCCACTTTGCCAACGTTTTTTCCCGCCAAAGCCTCGATATCGGCGCCAGACTGATGCTGGCCAACCTGCCCCAGGGCCGTTTTGATAAGGTGATTGACCTTGGCTGCGGTAACGGCGTGTTGGGGCTGATGATGGCCAGCCAGTATCCTGATGCCCATTACAGCTTGGTGGACGAATCCTACCTGGCGGTCGCTTCGGCTCGCCACAACCTGTCACAGAACCTTCCCGAGGTTAAGGCAGACTGTGTCGCCAACGATTGCCTCAGGGGCTTTACCGCCAGCAGCGTCGATTTGGTGCTGTGCAATCCGCCTTTTCATCAGCAACAGGTCATTACCGATCACATAGCCTGGCAGATGTTCAAAGACGCCTTCAGGGTGCTGCGCCCCGGCGGGGAATTGTGGATAGTCGGCAACCGGCACCTGGGTTACCACCTCAAGCTCAAACGCCTGTTCGGGGGCTGCAAGGTGGTGGCTTCAGACCGCAAGTTCGTGATTTTAAGAACCATAAAAAGGAGAACCTCATGA
- the nqrF gene encoding NADH:ubiquinone reductase (Na(+)-transporting) subunit F, translating into MEIILGVGMFTVIIMVLVAIILVARAKLVSSGDVTITINNDPEKAITVPAGGKLLGALASSGIFVSSACGGGGSCGQCRVTVNDGGGDILPTELSHISKREAKEGCRLSCQVAVKQDMNIEVPEEIFGVKQWECTVISNDNKATFIKEFKLAIPEGESVPFRAGGYIQIEAPPHHIKYSDFDVPAEYRPDWERFGFFKLESKVDDTTIRAYSMANYPDEKGIIMLNVRIATPPPNNLSLPCGKMSSFIWSCKPGDKVTISGPFGEFFAKDTEAEMVFIGGGAGMAPMRSHIFDQLRRLKSKRKITFWYGARSKREMFYVEDFDMLQEENDNFNWHVALSDPQPEDNWDGYTGFIHNVVYENHLKDHPAPEDCEFYMCGPPIMNASVIKMLKDLGVEDENILLDDFGG; encoded by the coding sequence ATGGAAATCATTCTCGGCGTTGGTATGTTCACCGTGATCATCATGGTACTGGTAGCCATCATCCTGGTTGCCCGTGCCAAGCTGGTTAGCAGCGGTGACGTGACCATTACCATTAATAACGATCCGGAAAAGGCCATTACCGTGCCTGCCGGTGGCAAACTGCTGGGCGCCTTGGCCTCCAGCGGTATCTTCGTGTCCTCCGCCTGTGGCGGCGGCGGTTCCTGTGGCCAGTGCCGCGTAACGGTGAACGATGGCGGCGGCGATATTCTGCCGACCGAGCTGTCGCACATCTCCAAGCGCGAAGCCAAAGAAGGCTGCCGACTGTCTTGCCAGGTTGCCGTGAAGCAGGACATGAACATTGAAGTGCCCGAAGAGATCTTTGGTGTGAAGCAGTGGGAATGCACTGTTATCTCCAACGACAACAAGGCGACCTTCATCAAGGAATTCAAACTGGCTATCCCGGAAGGCGAATCCGTGCCGTTCCGCGCCGGTGGTTATATCCAGATCGAGGCGCCGCCGCACCACATCAAGTACAGCGACTTTGATGTGCCGGCAGAATACCGTCCTGACTGGGAGCGCTTTGGCTTCTTCAAACTTGAGTCCAAGGTTGACGACACCACCATCCGCGCTTACTCCATGGCCAACTATCCGGACGAGAAAGGCATCATCATGCTGAACGTCCGTATCGCCACGCCGCCGCCGAACAACCTGAGCCTGCCTTGCGGCAAGATGTCTTCGTTCATCTGGTCCTGCAAGCCTGGCGACAAGGTTACTATCTCCGGTCCCTTCGGTGAATTCTTCGCCAAAGATACCGAGGCCGAGATGGTGTTCATTGGTGGTGGTGCCGGTATGGCGCCGATGCGTAGCCACATTTTCGACCAGCTGCGTCGTCTGAAATCCAAGCGTAAAATCACCTTCTGGTACGGTGCCCGTTCCAAGCGTGAAATGTTCTACGTTGAAGATTTCGACATGCTTCAGGAAGAGAACGACAACTTCAACTGGCACGTGGCCCTGTCTGATCCTCAGCCCGAGGACAACTGGGATGGCTACACCGGCTTCATCCATAACGTGGTTTATGAAAACCACCTCAAGGATCACCCGGCGCCGGAAGATTGCGAGTTCTACATGTGTGGACCGCCGATCATGAACGCCTCCGTCATCAAAATGCTCAAAGACTTGGGCGTTGAAGACGAGAACATCCTGCTGGACGACTTCGGTGGCTAA
- a CDS encoding NADH:ubiquinone reductase (Na(+)-transporting) subunit B — protein sequence MGLKNFLEKIEPQFEKGGKYEKWYALYEAAATIFYTPGQVNRGQTHVRDAIDLKRIMILVWLSVFPAMFYGMYNIGHQAQHALAAGYHLADVWQVGLFHALGGSLSADSGWASMMWYGACFYIPVYATVFIVGGFWEVLFASIRKHEINEGFFVTSILFALILPPTIPLWQAALGISFGVVLAKEIFGGTGRNFLNPALAGRAFLFFAYPAYMSGDSVWTAVDGFSGATYLSQAAAGQLQYVLDNNWWDAFYGNIQGSMGETSTLAILIGGLALIFLRIASWRIVLGTFVGMVVMSLVFNAIGSDTNNMFAMPWYWHLVLGGFAFGMMFMATDPVSASFTNNGKWAYGALIGVMVVLIRVVNPAFPEGMMLAILFANLFAPLFDHFVVQANIKRRLARNV from the coding sequence ATGGGCCTGAAAAACTTCTTGGAAAAAATCGAGCCGCAGTTTGAAAAAGGCGGCAAATATGAAAAGTGGTATGCGCTTTATGAAGCGGCAGCGACCATTTTTTATACCCCTGGTCAGGTAAACCGCGGCCAAACCCATGTACGTGATGCCATCGATCTCAAGCGCATCATGATCCTGGTTTGGCTGTCTGTATTCCCGGCCATGTTCTACGGCATGTACAACATCGGTCACCAGGCGCAACACGCCCTGGCTGCCGGTTATCACCTGGCCGACGTTTGGCAGGTGGGTCTGTTCCACGCTCTGGGCGGCTCGCTGAGCGCCGACTCCGGCTGGGCCAGCATGATGTGGTACGGCGCCTGCTTCTACATCCCGGTTTATGCCACCGTCTTCATCGTTGGCGGCTTCTGGGAAGTGCTGTTTGCCTCTATCCGTAAACACGAGATCAACGAAGGCTTCTTCGTTACCTCCATCCTGTTTGCGCTGATCCTGCCGCCCACCATTCCGTTGTGGCAAGCGGCTCTGGGCATCAGCTTCGGTGTGGTGCTGGCCAAGGAAATCTTCGGCGGTACTGGCCGTAACTTCCTGAACCCAGCTCTGGCCGGCCGTGCCTTCTTGTTCTTCGCTTACCCGGCCTACATGTCCGGTGACAGCGTCTGGACCGCCGTTGACGGTTTCTCCGGTGCAACCTACCTGAGCCAGGCCGCTGCCGGCCAGCTGCAGTATGTGCTGGACAACAACTGGTGGGATGCCTTCTACGGCAACATCCAAGGCTCCATGGGCGAAACCTCCACTCTGGCCATCTTGATTGGCGGCCTGGCCCTTATCTTCCTGCGCATTGCCTCCTGGCGCATCGTGCTGGGTACCTTTGTGGGCATGGTGGTGATGTCTCTGGTGTTCAACGCCATCGGTTCCGATACCAACAACATGTTTGCCATGCCTTGGTACTGGCACCTGGTGCTGGGCGGTTTTGCCTTCGGCATGATGTTCATGGCCACCGACCCTGTCTCTGCCTCCTTTACCAACAACGGTAAGTGGGCTTACGGCGCGCTGATCGGTGTCATGGTAGTGCTTATCCGTGTGGTCAACCCGGCCTTCCCTGAAGGCATGATGCTGGCCATTCTGTTTGCCAACCTCTTCGCCCCCCTGTTTGACCACTTTGTTGTTCAGGCCAACATCAAGCGGAGGCTCGCTCGTAATGTCTAA
- a CDS encoding YajG family lipoprotein, whose amino-acid sequence MRYLLLTALLLAGCATLPKTAWLDPQAPAVTQASSSLVPIRFDFQDNRADQTVLFLPKGNVSSDPGLDERLASRLRQGLKAHGYSVQPGTGARLSVRLISVEAVVTEGMASHSSKQKVVMEAYAERDGQTMTKRFTSTGSFEAPLGPDLGRLEQELNNLLEQNMGSLINDPELTRLFSA is encoded by the coding sequence ATGAGATACCTGCTTCTGACCGCCCTGCTGCTGGCCGGCTGCGCTACCCTGCCCAAAACCGCCTGGCTCGACCCGCAAGCGCCGGCGGTCACCCAGGCCTCATCGAGTCTGGTGCCCATTCGTTTTGATTTTCAGGACAACCGGGCCGACCAAACCGTACTCTTTTTGCCCAAGGGCAATGTCAGCAGCGACCCAGGCCTGGATGAGCGCCTGGCCAGCCGCCTGCGCCAGGGACTCAAGGCTCACGGTTACAGCGTGCAGCCCGGCACCGGTGCCCGCCTGTCGGTGCGGCTTATCAGTGTTGAAGCGGTGGTGACCGAAGGCATGGCCAGCCACAGCAGCAAGCAAAAAGTGGTGATGGAGGCTTACGCCGAGCGTGACGGCCAAACCATGACCAAACGCTTTACCAGCACCGGCAGTTTCGAAGCGCCCTTGGGGCCCGACCTTGGCCGCCTGGAGCAAGAGCTCAATAACCTGCTGGAGCAGAACATGGGTTCGCTGATTAATGACCCCGAGCTCACTCGCCTGTTCTCGGCCTGA
- the bolA gene encoding transcriptional regulator BolA: protein MSVQRHIEDKLHVAFKPEHLEVSNESFMHSVPADAETHFKVVIVSSEFDGQRLVSRHRAVNHTLAEELAGPVHALALHTYTPEEWQQYYGQVPASPACLGGSKLG, encoded by the coding sequence ATGTCCGTTCAGCGTCACATCGAAGACAAGTTGCATGTTGCGTTCAAGCCCGAGCACTTGGAGGTCAGTAACGAGTCCTTCATGCATTCGGTTCCCGCTGATGCCGAGACCCATTTCAAGGTGGTGATCGTCAGCTCCGAGTTTGACGGTCAGCGTTTGGTCAGCCGCCACCGGGCGGTCAATCATACCTTGGCCGAAGAGCTGGCCGGCCCCGTACATGCGCTGGCGCTCCACACTTATACCCCGGAAGAATGGCAGCAATATTACGGCCAGGTGCCGGCCTCTCCCGCCTGTCTTGGGGGATCCAAACTGGGTTAA
- a CDS encoding alpha-ketoglutarate-dependent dioxygenase AlkB family protein: MPHAVQPHLPPDTLALWPAVLGDDEAAKAFALLRAELKWAQPELTVFGKSHPIPRMQSWVGDEAAHYTYSSSAFSPHPWHPLLRHWAYELSAFLHQPFNSVLANHYRDGKDHMGWHSDDEAELAPVIAMISLGAERELAFKPRGKGEGFKVALPSGSLLVMGAGLQQQWQHSLPTRARVTQGRISLTFRQVYPLHRDP, translated from the coding sequence TTGCCCCACGCGGTACAGCCTCATCTGCCTCCCGATACGCTGGCGCTTTGGCCGGCGGTGCTCGGTGATGATGAGGCGGCCAAAGCCTTTGCGCTGTTGCGGGCCGAGCTCAAATGGGCCCAGCCCGAGCTCACGGTTTTTGGTAAAAGTCACCCCATACCAAGGATGCAAAGCTGGGTTGGCGACGAAGCGGCGCACTATACTTATTCGTCCAGCGCCTTTAGCCCGCACCCTTGGCATCCGTTGTTGCGGCACTGGGCGTATGAGCTGTCGGCTTTTCTGCATCAGCCCTTTAACTCTGTCCTGGCCAACCACTACCGTGACGGTAAGGACCATATGGGCTGGCACAGTGACGATGAAGCCGAGCTGGCACCGGTGATAGCGATGATAAGCCTTGGCGCCGAGCGGGAACTGGCGTTCAAGCCAAGGGGGAAAGGCGAAGGATTCAAGGTGGCGTTGCCAAGCGGTAGCCTGCTGGTGATGGGAGCCGGGCTACAGCAGCAGTGGCAACACAGTTTGCCGACCAGAGCAAGGGTGACACAGGGGCGTATCAGCCTTACGTTTCGTCAGGTGTACCCCTTGCATCGGGACCCGTGA
- a CDS encoding Na(+)-translocating NADH-quinone reductase subunit C, protein MSKNNESIGKTIGVVLAISLVCSVVVSGAAVALKPTQEQNKRLDNQRHILDAAGLLKPGMSAKEVRAAYAAHIEPRIVELKTGKFVKEVDGQDAAHFDQRKASKDPKLNTEVPADEDVASIKRRSNYASVYLAKDDAGQVTSVVVPVHGNGLWSMMYAYVAVKTDGDTISGLTYYEQGETPGLGGEVENPVWRAKWVGKEIYGKDGKPAIKVVKGGAAPGDKHGIDALSGATLTSNGVQHTFTYWMGDNGFGPFLTNVRNGELNNG, encoded by the coding sequence ATGTCTAAAAACAACGAAAGCATCGGCAAGACTATCGGTGTTGTTCTGGCCATCAGCCTGGTTTGCTCGGTGGTGGTTTCTGGCGCCGCTGTGGCCCTGAAGCCGACCCAGGAGCAAAACAAGCGCCTGGATAACCAGCGCCATATCCTCGACGCCGCCGGCCTGCTCAAGCCCGGCATGTCTGCTAAGGAAGTGCGTGCTGCCTATGCCGCTCATATCGAGCCGCGTATCGTCGAGCTCAAGACCGGCAAGTTCGTTAAAGAAGTGGACGGCCAAGACGCTGCCCATTTTGACCAGCGCAAAGCCTCCAAAGATCCCAAGCTCAACACCGAAGTGCCTGCTGACGAGGACGTTGCGTCCATCAAGCGTCGCTCCAACTACGCCTCCGTCTACCTTGCCAAGGATGACGCCGGCCAGGTGACTTCCGTGGTTGTGCCGGTTCACGGCAACGGCCTGTGGTCCATGATGTACGCCTACGTTGCGGTGAAAACCGATGGTGACACCATTTCTGGTTTGACTTACTACGAGCAGGGTGAAACCCCCGGACTCGGCGGTGAGGTAGAAAACCCGGTATGGCGCGCCAAGTGGGTTGGCAAAGAGATCTACGGCAAAGATGGCAAGCCTGCCATCAAGGTTGTCAAAGGTGGCGCAGCCCCCGGTGACAAGCACGGTATCGATGCCCTGTCCGGTGCCACCCTGACCAGTAACGGTGTTCAACACACCTTTACCTACTGGATGGGTGACAACGGCTTTGGTCCCTTCCTGACCAACGTCCGCAACGGAGAATTGAACAATGGCTAA
- a CDS encoding Na(+)-translocating NADH-quinone reductase subunit A: protein MITIKKGLDVPISGAPEQVIHDGPAIKTVAVLGEEYIGMRPTMHVREGDLVKKGQIIFDDKKNPGVKFTAPAAGKVVAINRGEKRVLQSVVIEIDGNEEVSFQAYDAGQLGSLDRQVVVDQLVESGLWTALRTRPYSKIPAIDSAPGAIFISALDTNPLAADPAIIIKEQLEAFKNGLTVLSRLTDGKIYLSKASGSDLSVSGAQVEVHDVSGPHPAGLVGTQIHKLFGASLRRVAWHLGYQDVIAFGKLFTEGKLDSSRVISLAGPSVKKPRLVRTQLGANISQLTSGELTDGENRVVSGTVLTGSIAQGAHDFLGRYHVQVSALSEDREKVLFGWLAPGSDKFSVTRAYLGHFGKKVFGMTTTTNGSPRSMVPIGNYERVMPLDILPTLLLRDILSGDTDSAQQLGVLELDEEDLALCTFVCPGKYDYGSYLRTCLTKIEKEG, encoded by the coding sequence ATGATAACCATCAAGAAAGGACTGGACGTTCCTATTAGTGGAGCGCCCGAGCAAGTGATCCACGATGGTCCTGCCATCAAGACCGTTGCCGTCCTGGGCGAAGAGTACATCGGCATGCGGCCGACCATGCACGTCCGGGAAGGTGATCTTGTCAAGAAAGGCCAGATCATTTTTGACGATAAGAAAAACCCTGGTGTCAAATTCACCGCGCCAGCTGCCGGTAAGGTAGTTGCGATCAATCGTGGTGAGAAGCGGGTGCTGCAATCCGTTGTTATCGAAATCGATGGCAACGAAGAAGTCAGCTTCCAGGCTTATGACGCCGGCCAGCTTGGTAGCCTTGACCGTCAGGTTGTGGTTGACCAACTGGTAGAGTCCGGTCTCTGGACTGCCCTTCGAACTCGTCCTTACTCCAAGATCCCTGCGATCGACAGCGCTCCCGGTGCCATTTTCATCTCAGCCCTGGACACCAATCCGCTTGCCGCTGACCCTGCCATCATCATCAAAGAACAGCTCGAGGCCTTTAAAAACGGTCTGACCGTGCTGTCTCGCCTGACTGATGGCAAGATTTACCTCAGCAAGGCATCTGGTAGTGACCTGAGCGTTTCCGGCGCCCAAGTGGAAGTGCATGACGTCAGCGGCCCGCATCCGGCTGGCCTGGTCGGTACCCAGATCCACAAGCTGTTCGGCGCCTCCTTGCGCCGTGTGGCCTGGCATCTTGGTTATCAGGACGTCATCGCTTTCGGCAAGCTGTTTACCGAAGGCAAGCTCGATAGCAGCCGGGTGATCTCCCTGGCCGGCCCCAGCGTTAAAAAGCCGCGCCTGGTGCGTACCCAACTGGGTGCCAACATCAGCCAGCTGACCAGCGGCGAGCTCACTGACGGCGAAAACCGTGTGGTGTCTGGCACCGTTTTGACCGGTTCCATCGCTCAAGGGGCTCATGACTTCCTTGGCCGCTACCACGTGCAGGTCAGCGCCCTGTCTGAAGATCGCGAAAAAGTGCTCTTCGGCTGGCTGGCTCCGGGCAGTGACAAGTTCTCCGTGACCCGTGCCTACCTTGGCCACTTCGGCAAGAAAGTGTTTGGCATGACCACCACCACCAACGGTTCTCCCCGCTCCATGGTGCCAATCGGCAACTACGAGCGCGTGATGCCGCTGGACATCCTGCCGACCCTGCTGCTGCGCGACATTCTGTCCGGTGATACCGACAGTGCCCAGCAACTTGGCGTTCTGGAACTGGATGAAGAAGATCTGGCGCTGTGTACCTTTGTGTGTCCGGGTAAGTACGATTACGGTTCCTACCTGCGTACCTGCCTGACCAAGATCGAGAAGGAAGGTTAA
- the nqrE gene encoding NADH:ubiquinone reductase (Na(+)-transporting) subunit E encodes MEHYISLLVRSIFIENMALSFFLGMCTFLAVSKKISTAMGLGIAVTVVLTISVPVNQLVTHYILAPDALVKGMDLSFLSFITWIGVIAAIVQILEMILDKFFPVLYNALGIFLPLITVNCAIFGAVSFMALREYTFGESVVFGFGSGVGWMLAIVLLAGIREKLKYADMPEAVRGLGSVFITAGLMALGFMSFSGVQL; translated from the coding sequence GTGGAACATTACATCAGCCTTTTGGTTCGCTCGATTTTCATCGAGAACATGGCGCTGTCCTTCTTCCTGGGTATGTGTACCTTCCTGGCGGTGTCCAAGAAGATCTCCACTGCCATGGGCCTGGGCATTGCCGTTACCGTGGTTCTGACCATCTCTGTACCGGTCAACCAACTGGTAACCCATTACATCCTGGCTCCCGATGCCCTGGTTAAGGGTATGGATCTGAGCTTCCTGAGCTTTATTACCTGGATTGGTGTTATTGCGGCCATCGTTCAGATCCTGGAGATGATCCTGGATAAGTTCTTCCCGGTCCTCTACAACGCCCTGGGTATCTTCCTGCCGCTCATCACCGTTAACTGCGCGATCTTCGGTGCCGTGTCCTTCATGGCCCTGCGTGAATACACCTTCGGCGAGTCCGTGGTGTTCGGTTTCGGTTCTGGTGTGGGCTGGATGCTGGCTATCGTGCTGCTGGCGGGTATCCGCGAGAAGCTCAAGTATGCCGATATGCCTGAAGCCGTGCGTGGCCTGGGCAGCGTGTTTATCACCGCTGGTCTGATGGCGCTGGGCTTTATGTCTTTCTCAGGGGTTCAGTTGTAA
- a CDS encoding NADH:ubiquinone reductase (Na(+)-transporting) subunit D: MANSKEIKKVLLGPLLANNPIALQVLGICSALAVTGRMDKAFVMGIALTLVTGFSNLFISLIRNHIPNSVRIIVQMAIIASLVIVVDQVLRAYAYGLSKELSVFVGLIITNCIVMGRAEAYAMKSPPLMSFLDGIGNGLGYSAMLLTVGFIRELLGSGTVFGFEVLPLIKNGGWYQPNGLLLLPPSAFFIIGGIIWALRTFRPEQVEPKE; encoded by the coding sequence ATGGCTAACAGCAAAGAAATTAAAAAGGTTCTGCTGGGGCCGCTGCTCGCCAACAACCCCATCGCCCTTCAGGTGCTGGGTATCTGTTCGGCGCTGGCGGTTACCGGCCGTATGGATAAAGCCTTTGTTATGGGTATCGCCCTGACACTGGTTACCGGCTTTTCCAACCTGTTTATCTCGCTCATTCGCAACCACATTCCCAACAGCGTGCGGATCATCGTGCAGATGGCCATCATTGCGTCCTTGGTTATCGTGGTTGACCAGGTGCTGCGTGCCTATGCCTATGGCTTGTCCAAGGAACTGTCGGTATTCGTTGGTCTTATCATCACCAACTGTATCGTGATGGGTCGCGCCGAAGCCTACGCCATGAAGAGCCCGCCGTTGATGTCCTTCCTGGACGGTATCGGTAACGGCCTGGGTTACAGCGCCATGCTGCTGACCGTCGGCTTTATCCGTGAGCTGCTAGGTTCCGGCACCGTGTTCGGTTTTGAAGTGCTGCCGCTGATTAAGAACGGTGGTTGGTATCAGCCCAACGGTCTGTTGCTGCTGCCCCCCAGCGCCTTCTTCATCATCGGCGGTATCATCTGGGCCCTGCGCACTTTCCGCCCCGAGCAAGTAGAACCTAAGGAGTAA